The Oncorhynchus keta strain PuntledgeMale-10-30-2019 chromosome 17, Oket_V2, whole genome shotgun sequence genome has a window encoding:
- the LOC118396759 gene encoding uncharacterized protein LOC118396759, translating to MSQLPSAIREALMEPGSDTYTNPKRRARAVLYINTEKPPGSRRKPAHILTQVHTFRHIHPFLQTTDMDCSMALLLSSLLALFSVGAGASLSLHVVRTKVKDLAQTMVIRIKKLDISPNLIEGMDPFLPAAAVDQHIESLPSIVETMGFYQDLLLVLDWADLKQLVEDTSTMRGLLENWMISRCPGRQQKQTGEGGLSEALKDTTRKYGLSVGPVALNRLKGYLGRLLLNLDQLNYCY from the exons ATGAGTCAACTGCCCTCAGCTATAAGAGAAGCCCTGATGGAGCCTGGGAGTGACACATACACAAACCCTAAGAG GCGTGCCCGTGCTGTtctttatataaacacagagaaaCCACCAGGTTCTAGACGCAAACCTGCACACATATTGACACAGGTACACACGTTCAGGCACATACACCCATTCCTCCAGACTACAGATATGGACTGCTCCATGGCCCTCCTGTTGTCCTCTCTGTTGGCTCTGTTCAGCGTGGGGGCGGGAGCTTCACTCTCGTTGCATGTAGTGAGGACCAAGGTCAAAGACCTTGCTCAAACCATGGTGATTAGGATCAAAAAG CTGGATATATCTCCTAACCTGATCGAGGGTATGGACCCATTTCTCCCTGCGGCTGCAGTAGATCAGCATATAGAAAGCCTGCCTTCCATAGTGGAGACCATGGGGTTCTACCAGGACCTACTGCTCGTCCTAGACTGGGCAGACCTCAAACAGCTGGTGGAAGACACCTCCACTATGAGGGGTCTGCTGGAGAACTGGATGATATCACGCTGCCCAGGCCGccaacagaaacagacaggagagggagggctgTCAGAGGCTCTGAAAGACACTACCAGGAAGTATGGTCTGAGTGTGGGTCCAGTTGCGCTAAACAGACTCAAGGGCTACCTTGGTCGGTTACTACTGAACCTGGATCAGCTGAATTACTGTTACTAA